The nucleotide sequence TGCCATTCGTCGAAAGCGCATTCAACCCCCAAGCAGTTTCCAGCGCAAAAGCAGCGGGCATGTGGCAGTTTATGCCCGCAACTGGAAAATCATTTGAGCTCAAACAGAACTCCTTTCGTGACGACAGGCGTGATGTCCTAGCGTCCACGCGCGCTGCTTTGGACTATCTGCAAAAGCTTTATGGTTTGTTTGGCGACTGGCACCTTGCACTGGCGGCCTACAACTGGGGCCAAGGAAGTGTCGGAAAGGCGATTGCAAAGAACCAGAAGGCCGGACTCAACACCGGCTACACGGACTTAAACATGCCCATGGAGACCCGCTTTTACGTACCTAAGCTGCAAGCGATCAAAAACATCGTCACTGCGCCAGACTCGTTCAACTCCAAGTTGCCGCACATCAGCAACAACCCCTATTTCCAGTCCGTCACCATTCGCAACGACATTGATGTGACCTTGGCTGCCAAGCTGGCTGAAGTCCCACTAGATGACTTCAAGGCTTTAAACCCCTCGGTCAACAAGCCCGTCATCATGGCGGCAGGTACGCCTCAAATCCTGCTGCCTTGGGACAACGCGGCCATTTTTCAAAGCAATCTTGAGGGTTTTAGTGGTGGTCGTTTAGCCAGTTGGACCGTCTGGCTCGCACCTACAACCATGCGCACTGCTGACGTGGCAAAGAAGGTGGGCATGTCGGAAGCGGACTTGCGTAACGTGAACAACATTCCCCCCAAAATGGTGATTCGCGCGGGGTCTTCTTTGCTAGTTCCACGCTCTGCGCGTATGGACAAAGACGTGACCGAA is from Rhodoferax aquaticus and encodes:
- a CDS encoding transglycosylase SLT domain-containing protein, which codes for MNFLNTTVLCIGLLLAGCASSGVNDSRGLSGSTSTVTRLGTGADALVLSPTRELKTPPITQASGPALGPNDTVPLAPMSLQSPSTRTVASLSAPADLWERIRRGYAMPDLDNDLVRDREQWYANKPDYIYRMTDRSKKYLFHIVEELEMRNMPTELALLPFVESAFNPQAVSSAKAAGMWQFMPATGKSFELKQNSFRDDRRDVLASTRAALDYLQKLYGLFGDWHLALAAYNWGQGSVGKAIAKNQKAGLNTGYTDLNMPMETRFYVPKLQAIKNIVTAPDSFNSKLPHISNNPYFQSVTIRNDIDVTLAAKLAEVPLDDFKALNPSVNKPVIMAAGTPQILLPWDNAAIFQSNLEGFSGGRLASWTVWLAPTTMRTADVAKKVGMSEADLRNVNNIPPKMVIRAGSSLLVPRSARMDKDVTEHLADNGQLSVAPEVVLKRTLVRAGKNESVATIARKFNVSTANVAQWNKVGSNANFKQGQQVVLFVPANSGKKGKATATGRAATPTQVSAAKPQPKRTQSKS